AGACCAATGGGGATgcctctccagctgcagaggaggccAACAAAGCTGATGTCCAGGCCAATGGCAGCACTCCCACTGAGGAAGCGCCAAAAGAAGAAGGTGAGAAAGCAGAGGGTGCTGAGGCCAACGGCGAGAAGGAGCCCGCCGCCACAAACGGAGAGGCTTCCGCCAAGCCGGAGGAGGGCACTCCATCCACCAGCGAGGACGGCAAGCAGAAGAAAAAGCGTTTCTCCTTCAAGAAACCCTCCTTCAAGCTCAGCGGCTTCTCTTTTAAGAAGACCAAGAAGGAGTCTGAGGAGGCGGCAGAGGAAggagcagcagcggcagcagaagCCGCCGAAGGAGAGAAGGCACCTGCATCAGAGGAAGCACCTGCTGAGGAGGCCAAGCCTGCTGAGGCTGGTGAGGAAGGAGCCAAGGAGGCCGCACCTGAGGAGCcaaaggctgaggaggaggtgaaggcaGAAGAAGCGGcacctgagggaggagaggagaaaccaGCCGAAGCTTCACCTACTGAGCCCGAGACGGCAGCCAGTCCGGAGGCCGCGGCCGAGTAACCCTGCCGAACGAGACACCGGAATGAAGGAGGCGACGGAGCCCGTGTGAAGGAATGCGAGGACTTGTCTAAAAccagggattttttttgttcattttttttgttggtgtttgtttaCTATTCTGCAACCATCTCATCCATAATGACTGCAACGTCCTTGGCAGTGATGGACAGGAGGTGTACTGGAGAGTGTGCTGCTTCCTCACTGCTCATTGGTGCTTGCATTTGTGACGTGGGTGAGTGTGAAGGTGCGAATGTGAGTGCGAATGTTTTTCTACATGAAACCATGACTGTGTTGACACGTTGCTGAATTTGACATATTTTATCAAAGTATTTGGTGCTGGGCAATTGGATGTAGCAGCTAAAGCTGTGTCTGCAAGATTTGACACATTG
This window of the Chaetodon auriga isolate fChaAug3 chromosome 14, fChaAug3.hap1, whole genome shotgun sequence genome carries:
- the marcksb gene encoding myristoylated alanine-rich protein kinase C substrate b; protein product: MGAQISKTAGKEEAAVEKPAEGAAVAAKTNGQENGHAKTNGDASPAAEEANKADVQANGSTPTEEAPKEEGEKAEGAEANGEKEPAATNGEASAKPEEGTPSTSEDGKQKKKRFSFKKPSFKLSGFSFKKTKKESEEAAEEGAAAAAEAAEGEKAPASEEAPAEEAKPAEAGEEGAKEAAPEEPKAEEEVKAEEAAPEGGEEKPAEASPTEPETAASPEAAAE